The window GGCGCCATACCTTTTTTGCTGGGTATGCGGGGCTGGGAGGCTTGCTGGAGCGCGGTCGGGCGTGGTCGGGGTATCGCTTGGCCGAGGCGCGACGCGGCTACTTTCGGCAGGGGGAAATCCGGCTGAAACGGGTGGCCTGCCTGAGTCGATCAGGGTTTTCCTGAGGGCACAATCACGACGCTTGCTCCAGCAATCTCGCCGTCACACACAACCCTGCGTGCTCGATGTGAACAATCACGGAAAAAAACCCTTGAAGAAACACGCTCATCTTGGTTGCGCTTTGGGGCTTATTAGGGGTTCCGGTAGCATATGCGCAAAGCAGCTCGACTTTTATCGGACTGCGCGGGGTTTATTGGAGATACGTGGCTGATCCGAGTGGCGAGGCGGTGTTCCGCCCGATGGGGCACTGTCGGGGGATTGGACTGAAAGGGGTTGAGGACATTAATCCATTTCTATACCCGTTTTTCATGCCCAAGAGCGGTTCGATTTCGTCCGCCGATCGCCGGTTCGGCACGATGGCTACGATGTACATGCAGCAAGGGTCCATCGGCCTCGTTCGGGCGGCGTTTTCGACGGTACCGCGACCGCAGTGGGAGAAAAACGAGTTTTGGTCTAACTCTTAATGCCGCGCGAATGACTATTCCGCAGGAGGACGATGGACCGCAAGTGGTCCGATCCCGGGCGGGCATATAGGACAACAAGCGGCCATGAGCAGACACTTAGACGCCGGTGTACTCCAAATGAATGAGTGGATATGGTCTTCCCTGTCCATCCAGTGGAGAGCGACTCGTCCGTTTGAAACCCATTTTTTCGTAAAAACCAACGGCTTGACCGTTCTGCTCATTGACATCGGTTGTCATTTTGGGGTGAAGCTTCAGGCCATGACGGACTAGGGCTGCACCAATGCCAGTCCCTCTGCAGGCTGGATCAACGAACAGTGCCTCCATGTGGCCGTTGTCGATGAGCATGAATGCCTGGGCGTAATCATTGGCATCCACTGCCAACCATAGCGGAGCTTTCGGGAGGAAGTCACAGACCAAATCGTCAATGGCTTTGCGGTCCTCGGGGGACAGGAAATCATGTGTAGCGTCAACTGCACGGCGCCAAATTTCAAAGGCACGAGCGCCTTCTTCGGGACGGGAATTTCGAATAGTAACCATTGTTTGATTATAAGCACTGCGAGGCTCGGAGGCTGAATCTGGTTCAGAGAGGCCCGGCTAGGAAGGGCCTCGACCTGTCGTCAGAATGACCGCAACGGGTGGCGGTCGGCCGAGTTCGGCCAAAAGCAGCCGGTCGGATCATCGCTCAAGAGCTGTCATCCAACGTAGAAGTGACCGGCCTGCGCGGCATTTCGCGCAGATCCGATCGACTGCCGGGTTAGAAGGGCAAATTAACTAGAGCCCCTGTCATTTACTCTTTGGGGGATTGCTAGATTTGCTGGGTTTGAGGGATGGTGTATTTCCTGGTGTGGTCTTGTTATCACGGCGGCGCTGATCCGGTTTCCCTGTTGATTTTGCTATCGGCTTTGGTCCTGGTTTAAGTGCCATGAATGCTCTCCTTTGTGGTTAAAAAATTACAGTGTGCGAGTACCTTCTAACTTGGTTTCAGGACAACAGCGTTGCCGTGTAACAGCCCGCACGAGTGCTGGCTGAAGTCACGTTGCTTCACTTTACCCATGAACGGCAGTGCGTGCGAGCGGGTTTTCACGTATGGATGAAGATTCTGAGCGCCTGCTGTCGACTTGCATTGGCGCCAGCTTTGGGTCGTAAGCATCTTTTTTTTGGGTAAGAACGGGATTCCTTTCATCGAAGTAGAATCCCATGCAACCGGAACGCCTGAGCGGCCGCTTTAGGGAGGGATGATTGACCGCTCGGGGTCGATCGGCGCCGGTCGCGCGTTGCAGGGCGGCGGCCGGCCGCGTTCGGCCAGGAAGCAACGTTCGACGGACGAGTCAAACTCGACGAAAATCCACGACCGAGCAGATGCTCGGTTCATGACATCATGTCAGGCCATTATGGTCAAAAACTGGCTACGCGAAAGCGCAAGAGTTCAGTGGAAGAACTCAAACCCGCGACCATCACTGCACAGCTATGGCAACAATTTTCGACGCTAAAAAGCTCCGGCCAGTCAGCATCGTCGTGGCTTGCGGTGGGCTATTGGCAATGGTGCAATGGTCGCCGGCAATAGTACCCATGCCTCCTGCTCGACTGAGCGACATGTGCAATGTTGACGGTTCTGGAAATGTCATGCCGAGCCAGACGGTGATCGGGAATCTGTCCCAAATCCAAGACTCCTATTTCGTGCAGGATGGCAACGGTCACGCCGTACTGGTTTCACGATGCGTCAAAGGAGCTTGTGCGCCTTTTGACCGTAAACTCGTTCGGAGGCATGTCGGTGAACCGGTACGGGCCGAGTTCTGCAGCGATCACCCGGCCCGTCTACTGATTTCCGGCGTAGAGGTATATCGGCTG is drawn from Burkholderia ambifaria AMMD and contains these coding sequences:
- a CDS encoding acetyltransferase, whose protein sequence is MVTIRNSRPEEGARAFEIWRRAVDATHDFLSPEDRKAIDDLVCDFLPKAPLWLAVDANDYAQAFMLIDNGHMEALFVDPACRGTGIGAALVRHGLKLHPKMTTDVNEQNGQAVGFYEKMGFKRTSRSPLDGQGRPYPLIHLEYTGV